The Nycticebus coucang isolate mNycCou1 chromosome 5, mNycCou1.pri, whole genome shotgun sequence genome window below encodes:
- the LOC128585795 gene encoding transcription elongation factor A protein-like 4 yields the protein MEKLCNENERMPLNQGKTENEEKPQDEGKPEVACTLEDQEKLENEGKTEDKEMLGDEEKPESEGKAKEGGKLEREGKSESNKEPKEKEKPKSETRAAGKRPAEDDIPRKAKRKTDKGLAEYLKEYKEAVHDMNFSNEDMIREFDNMAKVEDEKRKSKQKLGGFLWMQRNLQDPFYPRGPREFRGGCRAPRRDIEDIPYV from the coding sequence ATGGAAAAGCTCtgcaatgaaaatgaaagaatgccTTTGAAtcaaggaaagacagaaaatgaagaaaagccaCAGGATGAGGGAAAGCCAGAAGTAGCTTGTACTCTGGAAGATCAGGAGAAGTTAGAAAATGAGGGAAAGACAGAAGACAAGGAAATGTTAGGGGATGAGGAAAAGCCAGAGAGTGAGGGGAAagcaaaggaaggaggaaagcttGAGAGGGAGGGAAAGTCAGAGAGCAATAAAGagccaaaagagaaagaaaagccaaagagTGAAACAAGGGCTGCAGGAAAGCGCCCAGCTGAGGATGATATACCCAGGAAAGCCAAGAGAAAAACTGACAAGGGGCTGGCCGAGTACCTCAAAGAATATAAAGAGGCTGTACACGATATGAATTTCAGCAATGAAGACATGATAAGAGAATTTGACAATATGGCTAAGGtggaagatgaaaagagaaaaagcaaacagaaactgGGGGGATTTTTGTGGATGCAAAGAAATTTACAGGATCCCTTCTACCCGAGAGGCCCAAGAGAATTCAGGGGTGGGTGCAGGGCCCCACGAAGGGACATTGAAGACATTCCTTATGTGTAG